The genomic window CAAATCATCAGATGTTGATGCAGTTGGTCCCTGTAAACTGGGACATGTACGAGGCCAAGGCCGGGTTGGTGGGCAGCACTTTGATTGGCAGGTCCCAACTGAAAGTGTCCACGTCGACGTTCTCCGCCCCCGTCCAGACTGTCACCTCTGATTGGTTCTGAGTGATAGTGGGCGGTTCCATGGGCTCTCGGGCGGTGACAAACTCAAAGTGCAGGCGCCACCTCAGGGTAACTGTGGAAGTTAAAGTACACAGGGAAACATCAGGTACAACGTAGGAGCACTTGGTTGAACTGCACTTATACATTTAAAGGTTCCcgcctgatttccaccggggacgtacTCGCCGCGGAACGGCTCCGTCCTCTACCCTGCGTCGATCCCCACCGGGCGCGTAActgcagcgtagcgctgcctttcgagccagccgtattcacacgagatcacgcgataatcctaaacctaatgtactcaccatCCACTCCcgaaactactgcaattaaatgccaggctttgtcctttctgatattgtccttatttttttttattgtctctcgtcgtccatgttgccgaccctctgagaccctttgattgattgtctGCTGACCTGCCGCCACCCGTCATGAtgtaatgttgatgtgaaattgtgataggctacatgagctgagtattgtgttttattttgaatattgaccggatgctctatggctttgttttgagcaacgtttgctacagtccactgggtaggcaggCAGGTACACTGATctaatcacactcacccctggtggtacaatatgtcacctttcacagccacaacaacaaaaaccacAACGACGACGCCTGGTTCTGAGAGCGGCGTACCGATGTCGGTGCTGAAGCCCGGCGTGATGTTGAGCGGCACGGGGAGGGAGAAGTGGCTGGAGGCCGTGTGGAGGCAGGGCTCCACGTGGCGGCCGTGGCCCGTCACGCTGACCGCCTGGCCCGGCCGCCGCTGGTACGGCTGCTggatctcctcctcgctctgcaGGCTCACCGAGTACTGAGGCGGCGGGGGGAAGGGATTGGATTGAAAATATAttagtaaagaaaaaaaaaaaaagataagcaATAATAGAAATTCAATAAACTGATGAAACAAGTGGACAGTTACAATTAAGTAATATTTATAagcaatgaaaaacaaaaaggaatagAAACTTGCTTTACCCTTTCAAAAAGgggtaagaaaaagaaaacttgGATGGTGGAATGTTGAGGCTGGCTCTGGTTAAGATGTTCTTGGGGTCTCCCTCTAGGTATCcctttgagcaagatgcccatAACCCCTTCCTACATAAACTCAATGAGATCAGGCACATTTTGAACTCGCTTTGGACAACAGTGTCTGCAGGCCTATACAGCAACACACCGTAGTGACGATGCAATGCACCGTATTGAGAAAGCCAAGAAACCATTCCTGAgatatacacaatacattataCATGTGTATATGCCTCCATGCAGTACAGCACTTAAGGCCGatccatacctccggatccggacgaaattcgtccgtcgccccaaacgttgcccccggagctacccttcatacctccgtctggtttcagcgttgttatggatgttacgcaataaatcctctagagggcagtgactgtcgtttcacaaattaacggcatcgacaatctcaaacatgacatctgtagagatgatttgGCTATGCGTCATCcgaaaaaaaagtgcaaaaagtgtgcggtggcatgtgacacccctcaccaacccgcagattatctcctcaaaatgttgttaaatgaccagttgcaactcattgccaaagtaggggaacaataaaaaaagaaatgtcaggtatatagtataatataagtacaaaacgtcaaatacaatatatatatatatatatataaaatatatatatatatatatattttttttttctttggctcaaaacaaagaagcagtagcctgactgctatgttcaaatgacatttgttcaaagcagtcgtttaattgcactataggctctttttttgtatcgtcctgttttgatcagtgtacatgccaatgttgttatcaataaaaaatcatttgcacaaggcaagccgatgcacttcaccatgttgataagagaattaaaatgagaagaattatgggacaaaaaaatcaagggatatttagcatagaaaaagaatttgcgattaatcgcgattaattagagttaactatgacattaatgcgattaatcacgattaaatattttaatcgcttgacagctctaatatatatatatatacatatcagatattatactactctatcaATTTTCACGAATtgtctgacttttgactctatactgctgcctcgatttccggtggtgTTGTTCCGGTTCTCCCGGAGcgctccggattcgtaagctcagaggcgacggtcCCATTTAaggacgaaacacctccgggaccggacgaaacggtccggttccgtatttaccgtagggtgtgaatgggcctttaggCTGCAGTATACAATGTACTGAGTGGAGTACTTGGGGCCCAATACAGAGTACTAACAATGCAGTACACAGTACTGGGATACACAAAACTGAATACAGagtactgaaaaaaaaaaaagtgtgaaaaATGACCACATAAttcttccaacacacacacacacgcacacgcacgcgcgcgcacacacacacacacacacacacacacacacacacacacacacacacacacacacacacacacacacacacacacacacacacacacacacacacacacacacacacacacacacacacacacctgtaagcAGGGGATGTCTCCCTCTGAAAAGTTGAAAGTCCCGATGATTTCCTCTCCGAGTCTGTAGGCGATCTTGAAAATGCAGAACTTGGCCACTTTGCCCCGCATGTTGGTGATGTTGAACATGCCTGGGGTGAGcagggggtcaaaaggtcacaTTAAACTCTGTCTGAGGTCAGAGTGATCCTGTATTTGACAGCAAACAAGGACTACCAAGACATGTCAATTAGTGCAGCTTGAAATCTAAAAAAACACCACACTAAACCTGTACTTTGAAACCTTGTCCCAGTAGGAATCCCCTTTTCTATATCCGATTCTCAGATATTCCACAGACCAACATTGTTTAAGAGCGAATAAAATCCAGTATCCATTTCATAACACAGCAGTATTTTATGGTTTAAAAAAGTTAATGTTCCAAAAAAATATGATACCCGGCTGCAAGAAGCAGAATACAGTTGCCTTGGTTCCAATAGTAAGCAACTGATGCAATATATGGTGTCTTCACATAGAGCAATACATAACTATGTCTGTAGTGACAACACAAGCCACCAGAGGCTGCTACACAGTGCAGCTTTAAGCTCTGTCGCTGTGCATGACAgcagctagggggggggggactcactgGGACAGCGGCGGGAGGTGTTGACCATCAGCGTGTCCAGGGCTCTCTCCAGGTGCCGGACGTCCCGGCggctggcctcctcctcctccaggaaggGGTTGGAGGGGGACACCTCCTCGTCCTGGGGGAAGGGAGGCTCTGGCAAGCCTGTGGATGAGAGGAGACGAGACGTTTTGAAATGACCTCATTCTGATGAACACTTAAATAGGAAAGTAATGTAGTAATTTATTTCATATTGATGAATGATTCAAACATGATCCAGAACTATTTACAAGGATTATTTAATTTATAGGTGGTAaagaggcatcttgctcaagggagCCCACAGGTGAACTgaggtttgaacccagaaccttttagaGTAAAAGAAACCAATGAACCATCCTGCCCCCATAAGTGGGGTCTTATGCACTGGGTTGGAAGGGAAGGAAGGGGGTTAGAATCAAAGCATCAGCGAGTGACCCGGTAGGTCGCCGGCCCCTCACCCTGCAGCACCAGCACTCTGAAGGGAACCCGCAGCAGTTTGATGGGGGAGTTGACCCTCTGGCATCCGATGGTGAGCTTGTAGACGTACTTCACCGCCTGGCCGCGGAAACTCGGGGGGCCGTCCACGGGCACCATCTCACTGTAGGCGTCTggcggagagaggggaagatgaATGTACAGAATGAGTCGTCTGCAGAGAGGCCAATCTGGGCACTTGGTTAGGACTGAGGTTTCGTGCCACATGCAGTCTTAAGCCCCTTTCACACATCGTTCCCGGCAAATGACTGGGATCACATTGCAGGCATTGCGAGTGATGGACGCTATCCACACATGTAGCTTCCTTGAGAAACATTTCCGTCTGCCGCCCGTTCAACCATGGCAAAGCGATGCTGGAATATGGTCCCAGAGACAGTCCAGCAGAGGGCAGTAATGTAACACTGAGAGGAGCTCCCTTATTTCGGAATCTGTCCCATTTCAAGGATTATTTTGTAAAAGGAGCTTGATTGCAAAAAACAAAGGAGCTGTATTGATATCGTTATCAGTTCACCCAAAATGATCGGCTCGAATGATTGTCTCACTCTCGGAATGAGAGGAACCCCCTTATTTGGAAACGCGGTCCAGAAAAAAAGGAGCCTGTTTGCAAACATAAGAAGCTGAAATTACTATTGGCTCCCCCGATAAGGATTGGTACGTTGAAATAAACACTTGCCGATTTCATATACGTCCTCAGTGGAGACTTGTGATTGGTACTCTCGCTCTACATTAAAGAGCCATTTATTTGCCTGTACCGGCATTGTGACTGCTTTCATTCACAGCCCACCTGTACCGGCAGTGACCTGGAGATGTTACTAGGTCTTGAGCATGAAAAATGACGGTGCAGTTGACCACGCATATCAATCCCTGTTCACATTCACATGACCCCATGCAGGAAATGTTCAGGAACAGTGCAGGGTAAGATTACATGTGTGGAAGGGGCTTGATTCTAATAGTCTATTAATGCAGCGATTAACGGTACAGTAGCATTACATAGACTTAAATCTGATCGATCAGCCAAACAGCATTCAAACAAACATGGAAATGTGGTGCTGTACTAGCATTGCTCCAGATCTACACTCCAGTTAACACTTATATAATACAACAGACAATTACGTAATCTCAGAATCTCTCCCTTCTGTGTTCCATGCATGCAAATTCCAAGTACATCTCACATGTCTTGCTCTCCCCGGGGTCCAGACGGAGGTCACAGAACAGTATCTTTGGGGGTGTGTCCAGCATGCACTGGCCTCGCTCTCCTGGGGAACATAGATATTTCCAACAGGTCAGTAATGGTTTGAACTGTATTGAAGATGCAAGTGCAAGTGTGACATTGTGAAGTTggccattttttttaaagatttattAAGTTTGTATCTAATTACCAGTGCTGCTCCACTGTTTAATGCCAAGCCAAGTCACAATGAATAATGTTGGCCCGAGTTGCATGACATTTGAGGCCGATCTTTTATTATCAAGCTATTAGACGAGCAAAGGTCAATATTTAGAGGTCATTAATCTCCAACACAAGGGTATTACAATGGCTGGGCCAACTTTATGGCTTTGTGAATCAGAGCTTGGAAATGTAATCTGATTGGGCCTAACGGACACAAAGTCACAGAACATTAAGTATTATGATGTTAAAACAGGATTATAACTGAAACCGAATAAAACCTGACTGTTATATTGCATATTGTGACCTACACTTCTTCTCCCCAATGGTATCTTGTCCGTAATCTGTACCGTTACACCTTCTCACTCAATCACTCCGTTCGTTCATCTCACCTCGACTCGGGATGAGGACAGTGTCGCTCCCAGCCTGCACATCCTGTTTGTTGCCCTGAACCGGCAGGGCCACTCTGTTTTCACTGGCGTGAAACTGGCAATGGATCTGGGCACTGGCCCACGCAAGCATCTCACTGTAAGAAACAGCAATACATTGTTTACCTGTCTATAACGAGCTGTTATAGGGACTTTTCAAGCGACCATAATAACTGACGAATACACAAATCGTTACGTCCACGACTTAAGTTTAGATTCACCTTGTAGCAGACGTCGAAAGGTGGGACATCGGGTTGGTGAACGTGATGAGACACTCCATCACCTCCCCGGCCAGGAGCACAGGGCCCCGGGCCATGGAGGCCACCACTTCTATCATCTGTATGGATGTTAATAAACCATTACCAGTAGTCAAATCGTCAAAAcccaaaataaagaaagaaataggCAGTCAAACTATATTAATGTTGGAGTCCGTGACTACGTGAATAGGACATGAAGGCCATTTATTCAGCCAGACAAGTTAAATATAATGGAGTAATGGAAATGTCTTTAACTTTGTTGCTTCGATCAGCTGGCCACTGTTTTGATAAAAGGTAAAGAAAACATACCTTCGCAGAAAATACGAATGTATTTCAACAACAGTTTCCTCCGTGTAAACGTAAAACGTAGGTGTGTACTCCTCAAGAAGGATGAGAACCGTGCATTATTGTGGAGAAAACATTAAAACGAATGTACAATACACCGTTAGCATGTGAGAGTGGATAGCATAAACAAACGTCTGTCCGGAGTTCAGGGACGACCAGAGTTAACCATTGGTGAAAAGACAAAAGCTAAGTACCGTAAGGACATGACATACTGCCTTGCAAAAAATAATGATACCAATATAACACAAAACTAGAAAGAATTCCACAATCAAATAAAACTATATTGAGCAGTTGTATTTCAATACATGTAATACATGTATTTTCTATGGTCGGCCATCCACACAGCTCCGTGGCACCTGTGACGTAGGCTGGAAGATACTATTTGAACTAAAAGGAAGAGACAATCACTTAACCAAAGTACATGTGAATACATGATAGTTATTCTGGCTCCCAGATTTTGCACAGCTGATTACAAATTCAGTTGTGTATATTACAACTGGGGAAAACGGTCGTCACATTTAGATAGACAATAAACCAGCAGTGAAGACCAAATCCCCCTTATTCTTTGTGAATTGGTTTATCCCGAATTCTAGCTCATAGAACCTTCTGTAGTGCATTTACATATTGAACGCTGCTAGCAAGGGCAACAGGAACTTAATGTCGACTGCGGTTAATCACACTTTAATAATGTCCGGACCAATCTACCAGACGGCATGTGTTCATAGTTCACCGCGTTGATTCTAGCTGTTTGTATAGATGTAAGTTCCTTCCAAAGGctttggtgaaaaaaaaaagtgtttttagcACCCCGCTTACTGTAGCTTAACTATGTTACATTATGATGATGCATAGCTGAGATGATGTTGCCATTGTAGTAGGATTTCGAGAGCTTAAAAATAACATTACATGACAAAAACACAATGAGCCTTTCAGTATGTGTCTTAAAATGTGCCACTGTAAGAACTGCTACTTCAAATGGATAACGTTGAATTCATCTTTGTCCTTGTCCTTTGCAGGTTTCCTGGATAACTTGGGTCCATATAATTTTTTCATACACTGTGCTGTCTTTTTTCCTGCTCTGGGCTATATTTTCCTGCCCAGCCTCCATTGCGTACAATACAATTTTGGAGCCATAAACATTTGATCCAATCGATGTCAACAGGCCGCTCTATAGTCTGTTATGAACCTGTGACTGAATCGTTGTACGAATGAGGAGAGAACGACCACATACTTGGCTTACCCAGTTCACCCGCCTCAATTTCAGAAAACCAGTTTGTCTTGATTGATCAGTGGACGACCTGATATTATTCCGTTACCAAGTTGTGACAGACCAATTATTTTCTCACAGATGGTAACCACTTTCATAAGAACCCTTTCGACCACTGATATCATCAATTTTTCAAGGAAACACGGATATTCCTGCATCATTTTAACTGGGATTCTCCAGCAAAAATGGCCAGTACGGAGTGGGGTGAGAGATCCACTGCAGAGCTCATGAGCAAGTATGTGGCCA from Gadus morhua chromosome 17, gadMor3.0, whole genome shotgun sequence includes these protein-coding regions:
- the rgp1 gene encoding RAB6A-GEF complex partner protein 2, giving the protein MIEVVASMARGPVLLAGEVMECLITFTNPMSHLSTSATSEMLAWASAQIHCQFHASENRVALPVQGNKQDVQAGSDTVLIPSRGERGQCMLDTPPKILFCDLRLDPGESKTYAYSEMVPVDGPPSFRGQAVKYVYKLTIGCQRVNSPIKLLRVPFRVLVLQGLPEPPFPQDEEVSPSNPFLEEEEASRRDVRHLERALDTLMVNTSRRCPSMFNITNMRGKVAKFCIFKIAYRLGEEIIGTFNFSEGDIPCLQYSVSLQSEEEIQQPYQRRPGQAVSVTGHGRHVEPCLHTASSHFSLPVPLNITPGFSTDIVTLRWRLHFEFVTAREPMEPPTITQNQSEVTVWTGAENVDVDTFSWDLPIKVLPTNPALASYMSQFTGTNCINI